A DNA window from Micromonospora inyonensis contains the following coding sequences:
- a CDS encoding AI-2E family transporter has protein sequence MTQAEDDPREPVAVTPTADPAPVRPPERGPRVRAAIRRVAIVAAQLLVIAAAIVGLGYLLGRLWVVLFPVVLGLLLTTVLWPAVRFLRAHRWPAALAAATVLLAFLALLVTIGVLVVPPVVGQVGELTEQATAGLEQVRQWLTGPPLNLGEDQIGETIDNVFAALQSNAQNIAGYVLTWATSVGSGIVNAVLALVLCFFFLKDGPRWVPWLAAQTGPRAGVHVAQLSERSWRTLSEFIRQQALVGFIDAFFIGVGLWFLGVPLVLPLAVLTFFAAFIPIIGAFVAGAFAVLIALVDRGPTTALIVLGIVLLVQQVEGNVLQPLLQGRGLSLHPAVVILAVAAGSSLAGITGAFLAVPVAAIVAVAYRYARDHLDHHRPDAPAATVPDE, from the coding sequence GTGACCCAGGCAGAGGACGACCCCCGGGAGCCGGTGGCCGTCACCCCGACGGCGGATCCGGCACCGGTCCGGCCACCGGAGCGCGGTCCCCGGGTGCGGGCCGCGATCCGCCGCGTGGCGATCGTCGCGGCGCAGCTGCTCGTCATCGCCGCCGCGATCGTCGGGCTCGGCTACCTGCTGGGCCGGCTCTGGGTCGTGCTCTTCCCGGTGGTGCTCGGCCTGCTCCTCACCACGGTGCTCTGGCCGGCCGTGCGGTTCCTCCGCGCGCACCGCTGGCCGGCGGCGCTGGCCGCCGCGACGGTCCTGCTGGCCTTCCTCGCCCTGCTGGTGACCATCGGTGTCCTCGTCGTGCCGCCGGTGGTCGGTCAGGTCGGTGAACTCACCGAGCAGGCGACAGCCGGACTCGAACAGGTCCGCCAGTGGCTCACCGGCCCCCCGCTCAACCTCGGTGAGGACCAGATCGGCGAGACGATCGACAACGTCTTCGCCGCCCTCCAGTCCAACGCGCAGAACATCGCCGGTTACGTGCTGACCTGGGCCACCTCGGTCGGGTCCGGGATCGTCAACGCCGTGCTCGCCCTCGTCCTGTGCTTTTTCTTCCTCAAGGACGGCCCCCGCTGGGTGCCGTGGCTGGCGGCGCAGACCGGCCCGCGTGCCGGGGTCCACGTCGCGCAGCTGTCCGAGCGGAGCTGGCGGACGCTGTCGGAGTTCATCCGGCAGCAGGCGCTGGTCGGCTTCATCGACGCCTTCTTCATCGGCGTCGGCCTGTGGTTCCTCGGGGTGCCCCTCGTGCTGCCACTGGCGGTGCTGACCTTCTTCGCCGCCTTCATCCCCATCATCGGGGCGTTCGTCGCCGGGGCGTTCGCGGTCCTGATCGCGCTGGTCGACCGGGGCCCCACCACAGCGTTGATCGTTCTCGGCATCGTCCTGCTGGTGCAGCAGGTGGAGGGCAACGTCCTGCAACCGCTCCTCCAGGGACGCGGGCTGAGCCTGCACCCGGCGGTGGTCATCCTCGCCGTCGCCGCCGGCAGCAGCCTCGCCGGGATCACCGGCGCCTTCCTGGCGGTGCCGGTCGCCGCGATCGTGGCGGTGGCCTACCGGTACGCCCGTGACCACCTGGACCACCACCGCCCGGACGCGCCGGCCGCCACCGTGCCGGACGAGTGA
- a CDS encoding fatty acid desaturase family protein — translation MSDATLDTGRHGGSEYADLSRLVRRAGLLDRRRGYYAAVIGLLAASYAGAWTLFGWLGESWWQMGVAAALAVIFAQAGFVGHDAGHRQIFRTHRANDLAGLIHGNLLIGLSYGWWVRKHNRHHAHPNTEGRDPDIVVPPLAFTRSQTRDQRGLGALVVRHQALLFFPLLLLEGLHLHVNSVKALLGRGRVARRPTEIALLAVHLGGYLGAVVTVLSPAQAVAFVLVNQGLFGLYLGSSFAPNHKGMPILTADDRLDYLRRQVLTSRNVRGGWGVDTLLGGLNYQIEHHLFPSMPRPNLRHVRPLVRRFCAEHQVPYHETTLWRSWAQALRHLRAVGTDRPAGGRGVDPDHH, via the coding sequence ATGAGTGACGCGACCCTGGATACCGGACGTCACGGCGGCAGCGAGTATGCCGACCTGTCCCGCCTGGTCCGCCGGGCCGGTCTGCTCGACCGGCGGCGCGGCTACTACGCGGCGGTCATCGGCCTCCTCGCCGCGTCCTATGCCGGGGCGTGGACGTTGTTCGGCTGGCTCGGCGAGTCCTGGTGGCAGATGGGCGTCGCGGCGGCCCTCGCGGTGATCTTCGCCCAGGCGGGCTTCGTCGGCCACGACGCGGGTCACCGACAGATCTTCCGCACCCACCGCGCCAACGACCTGGCTGGCCTGATCCACGGCAACCTCCTGATCGGCCTCAGCTACGGCTGGTGGGTGCGGAAGCACAACCGCCACCACGCCCACCCGAACACCGAGGGCCGGGACCCGGACATCGTCGTGCCACCGCTCGCCTTCACCCGGAGCCAGACGAGGGACCAGCGGGGGCTCGGCGCACTGGTCGTCCGGCACCAGGCCCTGCTGTTCTTTCCGCTGCTGTTGTTGGAGGGCCTCCACCTGCACGTCAACAGCGTCAAGGCCCTCCTCGGACGGGGACGTGTCGCGCGACGTCCCACCGAGATCGCGCTACTCGCCGTCCACCTCGGCGGATACCTCGGCGCCGTGGTGACCGTGCTGAGCCCCGCCCAGGCCGTCGCGTTCGTCCTCGTCAACCAGGGTCTGTTCGGGCTCTATTTGGGCAGCTCCTTCGCGCCGAACCACAAGGGCATGCCGATCCTCACCGCCGACGACCGCCTCGACTACCTGCGGCGGCAGGTCCTCACGTCCCGCAACGTACGCGGCGGCTGGGGCGTCGACACCCTGCTCGGCGGTCTGAACTACCAGATCGAGCACCACCTGTTCCCCAGCATGCCCCGCCCCAACCTGCGGCACGTCCGTCCGCTCGTCCGGCGCTTCTGCGCCGAGCACCAGGTCCCCTACCACGAGACGACCCTGTGGCGCTCGTGGGCCCAGGCGTTGCGGCACCTGCGGGCAGTCGGCACCGACCGCCCCGCCGGGGGGCGCGGAGTCGACCCGGACCACCACTGA
- a CDS encoding peptidoglycan recognition protein family protein, with protein MRLRRWASMSLALVVLQSAVLGAAPAAHAAVPAPSADAGSDPSVLSTDYGLAAWVPASTSNYTVATRPTGQPITHVVIHVTQGSYAGAISWFQNPASKVSAHYTFRSSDGAVTQSVREKDIAWHAGNWTYNTQSIGIEHEAWVDNPAWYTDAMYRASAALTRNLANKYGIPKTRSNIIAHSEVPGATHTDPGPYWNWTYYMQLVNGVTGIGSGTVHSATPVLNVRSGPGTGYAVVGTLTGGTTVSVYCQATGTSVTGPYGTTGIWHRIGTNRYVSAAYLNTGYSGYIPNVPRC; from the coding sequence ATGCGACTCCGGCGATGGGCGAGCATGTCCCTGGCACTGGTCGTCCTGCAGAGCGCCGTCCTCGGCGCCGCCCCGGCCGCGCACGCGGCCGTGCCCGCACCGTCGGCGGACGCCGGGTCGGACCCCTCCGTCCTGAGCACCGACTACGGGCTGGCGGCCTGGGTACCGGCCAGCACGAGCAACTACACCGTGGCCACCCGGCCCACCGGCCAGCCCATCACCCACGTCGTCATCCACGTGACCCAGGGCTCGTACGCCGGTGCCATCAGCTGGTTCCAGAATCCGGCGTCCAAGGTCAGCGCGCACTACACGTTCCGCTCCTCCGACGGCGCGGTCACGCAGTCCGTCCGGGAGAAGGACATCGCCTGGCACGCCGGCAACTGGACGTACAACACCCAGTCGATCGGCATCGAACACGAGGCCTGGGTCGACAACCCGGCGTGGTACACCGACGCCATGTACCGGGCGTCCGCGGCGCTCACCCGGAACCTCGCCAACAAGTACGGTATCCCCAAGACCCGCAGCAACATCATCGCGCACAGCGAGGTCCCCGGAGCCACCCACACCGACCCCGGCCCGTACTGGAACTGGACCTACTACATGCAGCTGGTCAACGGCGTCACCGGAATCGGCTCGGGGACCGTGCACAGCGCCACCCCCGTCCTCAACGTGCGCTCCGGCCCCGGCACCGGCTACGCCGTCGTCGGCACCCTCACCGGCGGCACCACCGTCAGCGTCTACTGCCAGGCCACCGGCACCTCGGTCACCGGCCCCTACGGCACCACCGGCATCTGGCACCGGATCGGCACCAACCGCTACGTCTCGGCCGCCTACCTGAACACCGGATACAGCGGTTACATCCCGAACGTGCCGCGCTGCTAG
- a CDS encoding transposase: MDEPKPPIRQSARQLDVRPEALRSWIRQDEAERADEDGTALGFARWYRRWLDSCPTPVTG, encoded by the coding sequence TTGGACGAGCCGAAACCGCCGATCCGGCAGTCGGCGCGGCAGTTGGACGTGCGTCCGGAGGCGTTGCGGAGCTGGATCCGCCAGGACGAGGCCGAGCGGGCCGACGAGGACGGCACAGCACTGGGCTTCGCCCGCTGGTACCGGCGCTGGCTGGACTCCTGCCCCACCCCGGTCACCGGCTGA
- a CDS encoding LLM class flavin-dependent oxidoreductase: MTPTAPAPAPAPERVGLALGYDPTVSVRQMAGSAAAAERAGFDTAFFSETLFTNRDSVSALAAFGLATERVTLGTTQVVRLRSPLVMAQTAATLDELSGGRLVLVVGAFTAKHAARNGRPLTDPVTTLREYVESIRALLTGERVTYRGEVVQLDDVRLNFPPLRPDIPIWIAAASRRGLVNAAKLGDGVLLDAGTSPEYSANAVELLRRSCEKIDRDPAELTVAQLVNTSIEDDRETAVAAIRWEVATKFTYASTPKAKMSVGEPTIDPDDLPRFADAFARGGKAALQEILPERYVTSLTATGTADDVRARIAAYRQAGVTLPLVRPAAPHQLDRLLRTFGRPEVG, from the coding sequence GTGACCCCGACCGCCCCCGCCCCCGCCCCCGCCCCGGAACGCGTCGGACTGGCGCTCGGCTACGACCCGACGGTGTCCGTCCGGCAGATGGCCGGCTCGGCCGCCGCCGCCGAGCGGGCCGGTTTCGACACCGCCTTCTTCTCCGAGACGTTGTTCACCAACCGCGACTCGGTCAGCGCCCTCGCCGCGTTCGGACTGGCCACCGAACGGGTCACTCTCGGCACCACCCAGGTGGTCCGGCTGCGCAGCCCGCTGGTGATGGCGCAGACGGCGGCCACCCTCGACGAGCTGAGCGGCGGACGGCTCGTCCTGGTCGTCGGGGCGTTCACCGCCAAGCACGCCGCCCGCAACGGCCGACCGTTGACGGACCCGGTCACCACCCTCCGGGAGTACGTCGAGTCGATCCGGGCGCTGCTCACCGGGGAACGGGTCACCTACCGGGGCGAGGTGGTGCAGCTCGACGACGTGCGCCTGAACTTCCCTCCGCTCCGGCCGGACATCCCGATCTGGATCGCCGCCGCCAGCCGGCGGGGACTGGTCAACGCCGCGAAGCTGGGTGACGGCGTGCTGCTCGACGCCGGCACGTCCCCCGAGTACTCGGCCAACGCGGTCGAGTTGCTCCGGCGCAGCTGCGAGAAGATCGACCGGGACCCGGCCGAGCTGACCGTGGCGCAGTTGGTCAACACCTCCATCGAGGACGACCGGGAGACCGCCGTCGCCGCGATCCGCTGGGAGGTCGCGACCAAGTTCACCTACGCGTCCACGCCGAAGGCCAAGATGTCGGTGGGCGAACCGACCATCGACCCGGACGACCTGCCCCGGTTCGCCGACGCCTTCGCCCGGGGCGGCAAGGCCGCGCTCCAGGAGATTCTGCCCGAGCGGTACGTCACCTCGTTGACCGCCACCGGCACCGCCGACGACGTGCGGGCCCGGATCGCCGCCTACCGGCAGGCCGGGGTCACCCTGCCGCTGGTCCGCCCGGCCGCGCCGCACCAGCTCGACCGGCTGCTGCGCACCTTCGGCCGCCCCGAGGTGGGGTGA
- a CDS encoding zinc-binding dehydrogenase: MRHVLFQDPDPASAGPPVPVWADAATPTPGPEQVLIEVHAAGLNRADLLQRDADYRPPAGESAVPGLECAGRIVALGSRVTDLRIGDRVCALLGSGGYATHVVAPRAQVLAVPDGWSMTEAAALPEALATAWWNLRMLGGLRPGDRVLVHAANSGVGTMAVRLARALGASVAGTVRTAALAERVRLLGADPVVVSTAADAERTLREQAPEGFDIVLDLVGAAVAGLTLTGLRTGGRWLCVGVLSGDEVALSLRTVIRRRLVLTGGSIRSLPAAEKAAIIADVRRRGPWAAPDGIRPVLAAAYPPAGVTAALEHLERGGLLGKIVLDFSR, translated from the coding sequence ATGCGACACGTCCTCTTCCAGGACCCGGACCCGGCGTCCGCCGGACCGCCCGTGCCGGTCTGGGCCGACGCCGCCACCCCGACGCCCGGCCCCGAGCAGGTGCTGATCGAGGTGCACGCGGCCGGGCTCAACCGCGCCGACCTGCTGCAACGCGACGCCGACTACCGGCCGCCGGCCGGCGAGTCGGCGGTACCCGGGCTGGAGTGCGCCGGTCGGATCGTCGCGCTGGGCAGCCGGGTCACCGACCTGCGGATCGGTGACCGGGTCTGCGCCCTGCTCGGCAGCGGCGGGTACGCCACCCACGTCGTCGCGCCGCGGGCCCAGGTGCTGGCGGTGCCCGACGGGTGGAGCATGACCGAGGCCGCCGCGCTGCCGGAGGCCCTGGCCACCGCCTGGTGGAACCTGCGGATGCTCGGCGGTCTGCGCCCCGGCGACCGGGTGCTGGTGCACGCGGCCAACTCCGGCGTGGGCACCATGGCCGTCCGCCTGGCCCGGGCACTCGGCGCGAGCGTCGCCGGTACGGTCCGCACCGCCGCGCTGGCCGAACGGGTACGGCTCCTCGGCGCCGACCCGGTGGTGGTGTCCACGGCGGCCGACGCGGAGCGGACCCTGCGGGAGCAGGCCCCGGAGGGGTTCGACATCGTGCTCGACCTGGTCGGCGCGGCGGTCGCCGGTCTGACCCTGACCGGGCTGCGCACCGGCGGCCGGTGGCTCTGCGTCGGCGTGCTCAGCGGCGACGAGGTCGCCCTCAGCCTGCGCACCGTGATCCGGCGTCGGCTCGTGCTGACCGGCGGATCGATCCGCAGCCTGCCGGCCGCCGAGAAGGCCGCCATCATCGCCGACGTGCGGCGTCGCGGGCCGTGGGCAGCACCGGACGGGATCCGCCCGGTGCTCGCCGCCGCGTACCCGCCGGCCGGGGTCACCGCCGCCCTGGAACACCTCGAACGCGGTGGCCTGCTCGGCAAGATCGTGCTCGATTTTTCCCGCTGA
- a CDS encoding amidohydrolase family protein — MTVTVLRGGTVFTPQPAGTADVVVGGRDLLAVTAAGDSPSGGPPTGSPDAVVHDCTGLLVVPGLVDGHLHIVGGGGGAGYHSRIPELPADVIVEAGTTTCVGMPGVDPVSKGPEALLARAYALPVAGPRAWVMAGGFHWPPPTLTGSLLRDLYLLPHLVGVKVALYEHKATCPDLAELTRLLRELEWAAGATGRAALLHVHLGTAAGDPDLLPRALDASGADPRRLQVTHANYAPRTLDVAARIGAAGSWVDVNPLINPDRIAGAVAPVGAVAELLDRGVPADRLTLSSDGNASVPRTLPDGTREEFAYRVELLPTVRALVTTGTLDLSDALALVTRNPATALHLAGAGTLRPGVPADVVVLDPELRVRRVFRDGTELVRDGRAVTPAPFRPSPGEIAGAGPDTGSR, encoded by the coding sequence ATGACCGTCACCGTCCTGCGCGGCGGCACCGTGTTCACCCCGCAGCCGGCCGGCACCGCCGACGTGGTCGTCGGTGGACGTGACCTCCTCGCCGTGACGGCGGCGGGTGACTCCCCGTCCGGCGGCCCGCCGACCGGGTCGCCGGACGCGGTGGTCCACGACTGCACCGGCCTGCTGGTGGTGCCCGGACTGGTCGACGGGCACCTGCACATCGTCGGTGGGGGCGGCGGCGCGGGATACCACTCCCGGATCCCGGAGCTGCCGGCCGACGTGATCGTCGAGGCCGGCACCACCACCTGCGTCGGGATGCCCGGCGTCGACCCGGTCAGCAAGGGTCCGGAGGCGCTGCTCGCCCGGGCGTACGCCCTGCCGGTCGCCGGTCCACGCGCCTGGGTGATGGCCGGGGGGTTCCACTGGCCGCCGCCCACCCTGACCGGGTCCCTGCTGCGGGACCTCTACCTGCTGCCGCACCTGGTCGGCGTCAAGGTGGCCCTGTACGAACACAAGGCCACCTGCCCGGACCTCGCCGAGCTCACCCGGCTACTGCGGGAGCTGGAGTGGGCGGCCGGGGCCACCGGCCGGGCCGCCCTGCTGCACGTGCACCTCGGCACCGCGGCCGGCGACCCGGACCTGCTCCCCCGGGCTCTGGACGCCTCCGGCGCGGACCCGCGCCGACTCCAGGTCACCCACGCCAACTACGCTCCCCGGACCCTGGACGTGGCCGCCCGGATCGGTGCCGCCGGTTCCTGGGTCGACGTCAACCCGTTGATCAACCCGGATCGCATCGCCGGTGCGGTGGCCCCGGTCGGCGCGGTCGCGGAACTCCTCGACCGGGGGGTGCCGGCCGACCGGCTCACCCTCAGCAGCGACGGGAACGCCTCGGTGCCCCGCACGCTGCCGGACGGCACCCGGGAGGAGTTCGCCTACCGGGTGGAGCTGCTGCCCACCGTCCGCGCGCTGGTCACGACCGGCACCCTCGACCTGTCCGACGCCCTGGCCCTGGTGACCCGGAACCCCGCCACCGCGCTCCACCTGGCCGGTGCCGGCACGCTGCGGCCCGGCGTACCGGCCGACGTCGTCGTGCTCGACCCGGAGCTGCGGGTACGTCGGGTGTTCCGGGACGGCACCGAACTGGTCCGGGACGGCCGGGCGGTCACCCCCGCCCCGTTCCGGCCGTCGCCGGGCGAGATCGCCGGTGCTGGCCCGGACACCGGGAGCCGCTGA
- a CDS encoding ABC transporter substrate-binding protein: MKKSATWVSVAVAAALLAGCGGTDEPAASTSSDNPLNAMLPESVRSAGRLNVGNSPVYPPMSYLPEGTEDREKRQGFDVDLARAIGEKLGVTVTFVTQEYEQYIPSLATGRIDLVQSAMQDLESRRQTVDFVDYYTTGPQLFTRADKAGQFPTEADVCGHKVAVDSGDTGYRKALTDFNTRVCAAAGKPPIQELTTNGTADALLQLQQGRADVSIRGAESIRYVTKEQEPGKYALIGKPIAEIPVGIGVSKKQTQLRDAVAAALKALIEDGTYAKIGEKWGLSDILRPAVTVNGQPVA, from the coding sequence GTGAAGAAGTCAGCCACATGGGTGAGCGTGGCGGTCGCGGCGGCGCTCCTCGCCGGTTGCGGCGGCACGGACGAGCCGGCGGCCAGCACGTCGTCGGACAACCCGCTCAACGCGATGCTCCCCGAGTCGGTCCGCAGCGCCGGTCGACTCAACGTCGGCAACAGCCCGGTCTATCCCCCGATGTCCTACCTGCCGGAGGGCACCGAGGACCGCGAGAAGCGGCAGGGTTTCGACGTCGACCTGGCCCGGGCCATCGGCGAGAAGCTCGGCGTCACCGTCACGTTCGTCACCCAGGAGTACGAGCAGTACATCCCGTCCCTGGCCACCGGTCGGATCGACCTGGTGCAGTCCGCCATGCAGGACCTGGAGTCCCGCCGGCAGACGGTCGACTTCGTCGACTACTACACCACCGGACCACAGCTGTTCACCCGCGCCGACAAGGCCGGCCAGTTCCCGACCGAGGCCGACGTCTGCGGGCACAAGGTGGCGGTGGACAGTGGCGACACCGGGTACCGGAAGGCGCTCACCGACTTCAACACCCGGGTCTGTGCCGCCGCCGGCAAGCCACCAATCCAGGAACTGACCACGAACGGCACCGCCGACGCGCTGTTGCAGTTGCAGCAGGGCCGCGCCGACGTGAGCATCCGGGGCGCGGAGTCGATCCGGTACGTCACGAAGGAGCAGGAACCCGGCAAGTACGCGTTGATCGGCAAGCCCATCGCGGAGATCCCGGTTGGCATCGGCGTCAGCAAGAAGCAGACGCAGTTGCGCGACGCGGTGGCGGCGGCGCTCAAGGCGCTGATCGAGGACGGCACCTACGCCAAGATCGGCGAGAAGTGGGGCCTGTCGGACATCCTGCGTCCGGCGGTGACCGTCAACGGCCAGCCGGTGGCCTGA
- a CDS encoding PucR family transcriptional regulator: protein MTVTVAQVLALPELRLRMVAGGTGMGNEVRWVHVSETVDPTPWLRGGELLLTTGMRITDPEEFRPYLHRLADAGLAGLGFGVGLDHPDVPEPLRAAAEERGLPVLEIPVDAPYVAISEGVSNLLAAERYDTIARAFDAQQTLTAAALESGRGGIVTAISRAVDGWAVLTDTAATVVRAWPPEAGERLPALLPDLMRTRERGIRASSAVVTPRESIAIHTLGARGRMRGFLVAGVPGRASDYSRMVLAGGVALLSLEMERSQAASRQLRRLRADTLLQLLRGAIAPAVAHQHVTGWDLDPTALRVATYLCDASRGDPLGDRVNELMSEANLPGAAVVQTTGRQARVTVLTDGSDRTARALARLASVRPTVALGLGDVVPVERVTHSHRAASHAAEVGLAERRAVTRFDDLEALQMLFHAQSPQALAGFVRRVLGPLQQHDGGRDGTLLGTLRAFLAHNGHWNETAAELGIHRHTLRARIERIERITARDLASAYERMELWLALLADGAADPDDTRPPPDRT from the coding sequence ATGACGGTGACCGTCGCGCAGGTTCTCGCACTGCCGGAACTACGGCTGCGGATGGTGGCCGGCGGCACCGGTATGGGCAACGAGGTGCGCTGGGTGCACGTCAGCGAGACGGTGGACCCGACCCCGTGGCTGCGCGGTGGGGAACTCCTGCTCACCACCGGTATGCGGATCACCGACCCGGAGGAGTTCCGGCCGTACCTGCACCGGCTCGCCGACGCCGGGCTGGCCGGGCTCGGCTTCGGGGTCGGCCTCGACCACCCCGACGTCCCCGAACCGCTGCGGGCCGCCGCTGAGGAACGCGGCCTGCCCGTGCTGGAGATCCCGGTCGACGCGCCCTACGTGGCGATCTCCGAGGGCGTGTCCAACCTGCTCGCCGCCGAGCGCTACGACACCATCGCCCGCGCCTTCGACGCCCAGCAGACGCTGACCGCCGCCGCGTTGGAGTCCGGACGGGGCGGCATCGTCACCGCGATCTCCCGGGCGGTCGACGGGTGGGCCGTGCTCACCGACACCGCGGCGACCGTCGTCCGGGCTTGGCCGCCGGAGGCCGGCGAGCGGCTGCCCGCCCTGCTCCCGGACCTCATGCGCACCCGGGAGCGGGGCATCCGGGCGAGCAGCGCGGTGGTCACCCCGCGCGAGTCCATCGCGATCCACACCCTCGGCGCCCGGGGCCGGATGCGCGGCTTCCTGGTCGCCGGCGTGCCGGGTCGGGCCAGCGACTACAGCCGGATGGTGCTGGCCGGCGGGGTGGCACTGCTGTCGCTGGAGATGGAACGGTCGCAGGCGGCCAGCCGGCAACTGCGCCGGTTGCGCGCCGACACCCTGCTCCAGCTGCTCCGTGGCGCGATCGCGCCGGCGGTGGCCCACCAGCACGTCACCGGCTGGGACCTCGACCCCACCGCCCTCCGGGTGGCCACGTACCTCTGCGACGCGAGCCGGGGCGACCCGCTGGGCGACCGGGTGAACGAGCTGATGAGCGAGGCCAACCTGCCCGGTGCGGCGGTGGTCCAGACCACCGGCCGGCAGGCCCGGGTCACCGTGCTCACCGACGGCTCGGACCGCACCGCCCGCGCCCTCGCCCGACTGGCCTCGGTCCGTCCCACCGTCGCGCTCGGCCTGGGCGACGTGGTGCCCGTCGAACGCGTCACGCACTCACACCGTGCGGCCAGCCACGCCGCCGAGGTCGGCCTGGCCGAACGGCGGGCGGTGACCCGCTTCGACGACCTGGAAGCCCTCCAGATGCTGTTCCACGCCCAGTCCCCCCAGGCGCTCGCGGGCTTCGTCCGCCGGGTGCTCGGCCCGCTCCAGCAACACGACGGCGGCCGGGACGGCACCCTGCTGGGCACCCTGCGCGCGTTCCTCGCGCACAACGGGCACTGGAACGAGACCGCCGCCGAACTCGGCATCCACCGGCACACCCTGCGGGCCCGGATCGAGCGCATCGAACGGATCACCGCCCGCGACCTCGCCTCCGCCTACGAACGCATGGAGCTGTGGCTCGCCCTGCTCGCCGACGGCGCCGCCGACCCGGACGACACCCGCCCGCCGCCGGACCGGACGTAG
- a CDS encoding amino acid ABC transporter permease — MTSTDRGGTATSPAPGPGQLAGLPRVPLRHHGRWISAALVIVLLALLARAFAQGSIEWSVVGRYLTAGAILHGLGNTVVITLCSMALAIVLGVVVAVMRMSANPVTRTVALGYIWLFRGVPVLLQLLIWYNLALVFPTIGFGSFQARTIDVMTPFVAALLGLGINMSAYTAELVRAGILAVDRGQIEAAQALSLTPGQIRRRVVLPQAMRVIVPPLGNEFISTLKMSSLAAVITFGEILESAEFIYYANNRVIELLIVAAIWYLVVVSVLSVIQHFVERRFGRGFQHTTRRAARALARREKENEA; from the coding sequence ATGACCAGCACGGACCGGGGTGGAACCGCCACCTCGCCGGCACCGGGACCGGGACAACTCGCCGGCCTGCCCCGGGTGCCGCTACGGCACCACGGCCGCTGGATCTCGGCAGCGCTGGTGATCGTCCTGCTCGCGCTGCTCGCCCGGGCCTTCGCCCAGGGCAGCATCGAGTGGTCGGTGGTCGGCCGGTACCTGACCGCCGGGGCGATCCTGCATGGACTGGGCAACACCGTCGTGATCACGCTCTGCTCGATGGCGCTGGCCATCGTCCTCGGCGTCGTGGTCGCGGTGATGCGGATGTCGGCCAACCCGGTGACCCGGACGGTCGCCCTCGGCTACATCTGGCTGTTCCGGGGCGTGCCGGTGCTGCTGCAACTGCTGATCTGGTACAACCTGGCGCTGGTCTTCCCGACCATCGGTTTCGGCAGCTTCCAGGCCCGCACCATCGACGTGATGACGCCCTTCGTGGCGGCCCTGCTCGGGCTGGGCATCAACATGAGCGCCTACACCGCCGAACTCGTCCGCGCCGGCATCCTGGCGGTCGACCGGGGTCAGATCGAGGCCGCCCAGGCGCTCAGTCTCACCCCGGGGCAGATCCGCCGCCGGGTGGTCCTGCCCCAGGCGATGCGGGTGATCGTCCCGCCGCTGGGCAACGAGTTCATCAGCACGCTGAAGATGTCCTCGCTCGCCGCGGTGATCACGTTCGGCGAGATCCTGGAGAGCGCCGAGTTCATCTACTACGCCAACAACCGGGTCATCGAACTGCTCATCGTCGCGGCGATCTGGTACCTGGTGGTCGTCTCGGTGCTCAGCGTGATCCAACACTTCGTCGAACGACGGTTCGGCCGGGGCTTCCAGCACACCACCCGCCGGGCCGCCCGCGCCCTCGCGCGCCGAGAGAAGGAGAACGAGGCGTGA
- a CDS encoding amino acid ABC transporter ATP-binding protein, which translates to MTGTPVVQAIGIHKSFGPVHVLRGVSLTVHAGEVLCVMGPSGSGKSTFLRCVNQLERIDDGELWVRDELVGHRVRQGRLYELNEREIARQRRGIGMVFQRFNLFPHMTALGNVVEGPLRALRHNRADATAAARRLLDRVGLSDKYDAYPAQLSGGQQQRVAIARALAMQPYLMLFDEPTSALDPELVGEVLDVMKTLAADGMTMVVVTHEIGFAREVGDTLVFMDDGVVVESGSPADVLGAPQHPRTREFLSRVLG; encoded by the coding sequence GTGACCGGCACACCCGTCGTCCAGGCCATCGGAATCCACAAGTCGTTCGGACCGGTCCACGTGCTGCGTGGGGTGTCCCTGACCGTGCACGCCGGTGAGGTGCTCTGCGTGATGGGGCCGTCCGGGTCTGGCAAGAGCACCTTCCTGCGCTGCGTCAACCAACTCGAGCGCATCGACGACGGCGAGCTGTGGGTCCGCGACGAACTGGTCGGCCACCGGGTGCGCCAGGGCCGGCTGTACGAGTTGAACGAGCGGGAGATCGCCCGGCAGCGGCGCGGGATCGGCATGGTCTTCCAGCGGTTCAACCTCTTCCCGCACATGACCGCGCTCGGCAACGTGGTCGAGGGGCCGCTGCGCGCCCTGCGGCACAACCGCGCCGACGCCACCGCCGCCGCCCGCCGGCTGCTCGACCGGGTGGGTCTCAGCGACAAGTACGACGCCTACCCGGCGCAGCTCAGCGGCGGTCAGCAGCAGCGGGTCGCGATCGCCCGGGCGCTGGCCATGCAGCCGTACCTCATGCTCTTCGACGAGCCCACCTCCGCCCTGGACCCGGAACTGGTCGGCGAGGTGCTCGACGTGATGAAGACCCTCGCCGCCGACGGCATGACCATGGTCGTCGTCACCCACGAGATCGGCTTCGCCCGCGAGGTCGGCGACACGCTCGTCTTCATGGACGACGGCGTCGTCGTGGAGAGCGGCTCCCCGGCCGATGTGCTCGGCGCCCCCCAGCACCCCCGGACCCGGGAGTTCCTCTCCCGTGTCCTCGGCTGA